From Myxococcus stipitatus, the proteins below share one genomic window:
- the murJ gene encoding murein biosynthesis integral membrane protein MurJ: MLVAVGILASRLMGLVRERVFAHYLGNAEAAAVFKAALRIPNFLQNLFGEGVLSGSFIPVYAQLLGRKDTEEADRVAGAVFGLLSLATAVLVAVGMSFTPFFVDAIAPGFEGHSRELAIRVVRILFPGTGFLVLSAWCLGILNSHRRFLLSYLAPVVWNGAIIATLFAVGGRHGEDRLVELLGYGVVAGSFLQFAVQVPSVLRLLGRFRPSLAVASGAVRQVLRNFGPVVLGRGVVQFSAWVDTAFASLISGRALSSLVYAQTLYLIPVSLFGMAVSAAELPEMARVAGDADEAEMAAKLRQRIDGGARRIAFWVVPSAAAFLFVGDMVAAALLQTGRFDAADSRYLWYLLMGASVGLVASTVGRLYASAFYALKDPKTPLRFAIVRVVTGSLGAWLLGLHVPGWLGLPGEMGALGLTLASGLVAWLEAGLLRRKLTKRLGRVGVAPGLLPRLWFAAGVAGLAALGVKLGLAALLGPMPGVEAEWGGSVLAPPRLHPILGLLAVALPMGVLYFALTAALGIPESGTVFKKAGRKLGLVR, encoded by the coding sequence ATGCTGGTCGCGGTCGGCATCCTGGCGTCGCGGTTGATGGGGCTGGTGCGCGAGCGCGTGTTCGCCCATTACCTGGGCAACGCGGAGGCCGCCGCCGTGTTCAAGGCGGCGCTGCGCATCCCCAACTTCCTGCAGAACCTCTTCGGCGAGGGCGTCCTCTCCGGCTCCTTCATCCCCGTCTACGCCCAGCTGCTGGGTCGCAAGGACACCGAGGAGGCGGACCGCGTCGCGGGCGCGGTGTTCGGGCTGCTGTCGCTGGCGACCGCGGTGCTCGTGGCGGTGGGCATGTCGTTCACGCCCTTCTTCGTGGACGCCATCGCCCCGGGCTTCGAGGGCCACTCGCGGGAGCTCGCCATCCGGGTGGTGCGCATCCTCTTCCCGGGCACCGGCTTCCTCGTGCTCAGCGCGTGGTGTCTGGGCATCCTCAACAGCCACCGGCGCTTCCTCCTGTCCTATCTGGCGCCCGTCGTCTGGAACGGCGCCATCATCGCCACGCTGTTCGCCGTGGGCGGGCGCCATGGCGAGGACCGGCTGGTGGAGCTGCTGGGCTACGGCGTGGTGGCGGGCAGCTTCCTGCAGTTCGCCGTCCAGGTGCCGAGCGTGCTGCGGCTGCTGGGCCGCTTCCGTCCGTCGCTGGCGGTCGCGAGCGGGGCGGTCCGCCAGGTGCTGCGCAACTTCGGCCCCGTGGTGCTGGGGCGCGGCGTGGTGCAGTTCAGCGCGTGGGTGGACACCGCGTTCGCGTCGCTCATCTCCGGCCGGGCGCTGTCCTCGCTCGTGTACGCGCAGACCCTCTACCTCATCCCGGTGAGCCTGTTCGGCATGGCCGTGTCCGCGGCGGAGCTGCCGGAGATGGCGCGCGTGGCGGGGGACGCGGACGAGGCGGAGATGGCCGCGAAGCTGCGCCAGCGCATCGACGGGGGCGCGCGCCGCATCGCCTTCTGGGTGGTGCCCTCGGCGGCGGCGTTCCTGTTCGTGGGCGACATGGTCGCCGCGGCGCTGTTGCAGACGGGGCGCTTCGACGCGGCCGACTCGCGCTACCTCTGGTACCTGCTGATGGGCGCCTCGGTGGGGCTCGTCGCCTCCACCGTGGGCCGGCTCTACGCCTCCGCCTTCTACGCACTCAAGGATCCGAAGACGCCCCTGCGCTTCGCCATCGTCCGCGTGGTGACGGGCTCGCTCGGCGCGTGGTTGCTCGGCCTGCACGTGCCCGGGTGGCTGGGCCTGCCGGGGGAAATGGGCGCGTTGGGGCTCACGCTCGCCAGCGGGCTGGTGGCCTGGCTGGAGGCGGGCCTGCTGCGCCGCAAGCTGACGAAGCGCCTGGGCCGGGTGGGCGTGGCGCCCGGGCTGTTGCCTCGCCTGTGGTTCGCGGCGGGTGTCGCGGGGCTCGCGGCCCTGGGCGTCAAGCTGGGGCTCGCGGCGCTGCTGGGTCCCATGCCGGGAGTGGAGGCGGAGTGGGGGGGCTCGGTGCTCGCGCCGCCCCGGCTGCACCCCATCCTGGGCCTCCTCGCCGTGGCGCTCCCCATGGGCGTCCTCTATTTCGCCCTCACCGCCGCGCTCGGCATTCCGGAGTCCGGGACGGTGTTCAAGAAGGCGGGCCGGAAGCTCGGCCTGGTGCGCTAA
- a CDS encoding ferritin, which yields MAETPDSDLDDVARIRRVLARELETINEYEAFARASSHPEVRAFFLHLASEEKEHVSEAVHMLRMLDSGQDGRFTTPIAPGHFQQAISGGAPATPPPPPPGPPPAPHLLNGRSPVEPLTSLPPQRLMYGLPAPPPAVESHPLTVGSLRKGGSGR from the coding sequence ATGGCCGAAACCCCGGACAGCGACCTGGACGACGTGGCACGCATCCGCCGCGTGCTGGCGCGTGAGCTGGAGACCATCAACGAATACGAGGCGTTCGCCCGGGCCTCCTCGCACCCCGAGGTCCGCGCCTTCTTCCTCCACCTGGCGTCGGAGGAGAAGGAGCATGTCTCCGAAGCCGTCCACATGCTGCGGATGCTCGACAGCGGCCAGGACGGGCGCTTCACCACGCCCATCGCCCCGGGCCACTTCCAGCAGGCCATCTCGGGGGGCGCCCCGGCGACTCCGCCGCCGCCCCCGCCCGGCCCGCCACCCGCGCCGCACCTGCTCAACGGTCGCTCTCCGGTGGAGCCGCTGACCTCCCTGCCCCCGCAGCGCCTGATGTACGGCCTGCCCGCCCCGCCGCCCGCAGTGGAGTCCCATCCGCTGACCGTGGGCTCGCTCCGCAAGGGCGGTAGCGGTCGCTAG